In a single window of the Halobaculum lipolyticum genome:
- a CDS encoding PHP domain-containing protein — protein sequence MHDYHAHSVYSDGGHLESMLDAAAAAGLDGAGFADHCSVTRDPHWRAQRDRYARHFDLTYERRRAAIDRLRREYDIDVYDAVEMDYEPGADERIATFLDGADFDYALGSVHYVGEYTVFSFEDFSTPDAPDPEAVVADYYDAVVALAASELFEVAAHVDVVEAHPQLAGLRTDEQVRRVADAFVDSRTVPEVNAKRVTRDGGPAFHPTDDLLAALLDRGIRFTVGTDAHRPEEYAERVAALDRVCEANGVDPVSPLSVTERPASTAGAVE from the coding sequence ATGCACGACTACCACGCCCACTCGGTGTACTCCGACGGCGGCCACCTCGAGTCGATGCTCGACGCCGCCGCGGCCGCCGGTCTCGACGGGGCGGGGTTCGCGGACCACTGCTCGGTGACGCGCGACCCCCACTGGCGGGCCCAGCGCGACCGCTACGCCCGACACTTCGATCTCACCTACGAGCGGCGGCGCGCGGCCATCGACCGCCTCCGGCGGGAGTACGACATCGACGTCTACGACGCCGTCGAGATGGACTACGAGCCGGGCGCCGACGAGCGCATCGCGACGTTCCTCGACGGCGCCGACTTCGACTACGCGCTCGGGAGCGTCCACTACGTCGGCGAGTACACGGTGTTCTCGTTCGAGGACTTCTCGACGCCGGACGCGCCCGACCCCGAGGCGGTCGTGGCGGACTACTACGACGCGGTCGTCGCGCTCGCGGCGTCGGAGCTGTTCGAGGTCGCCGCCCACGTCGACGTGGTGGAGGCACACCCCCAGCTCGCGGGGCTGCGCACCGACGAGCAGGTCCGCCGCGTCGCCGACGCGTTCGTCGACTCACGGACGGTGCCGGAGGTGAACGCCAAACGGGTCACCCGCGACGGCGGGCCGGCGTTCCACCCGACCGACGACCTGCTGGCCGCGCTGCTCGACCGGGGGATTCGGTTCACGGTCGGCACCGACGCCCACCGCCCCGAGGAGTACGCCGAGCGCGTGGCGGCGCTCGACCGTGTCTGCGAGGCGAACGGGGTCGATCCGGTGTCGCCGTTGTCGGTCACGGAGCGGCCGGCGTCGACCGCGGGTGCCGTCGAGTAG
- a CDS encoding 50S ribosomal protein L1 — MADSIEDAVTQALETAPARNFRETVDLAINLRDLDLNDPSNRVDDEVVLPAGTGQETQIVVIAEGETALRAEDVADRVLSGSDLSDLASEEGEAKDLADETDFFIAEADMMQDVASNLGRILGPRGKMPTPLQPDDDVVETVNRMKNTVQIRSRDRRTFHTRVGAQDMTADEISDNIDVIIRRLEADLEKGPLNIDAIYVKTTMGPSVEVPV; from the coding sequence ATGGCAGATTCAATCGAGGACGCAGTAACCCAGGCACTGGAGACCGCCCCCGCTCGCAACTTCCGCGAGACCGTGGACTTGGCGATCAACCTCCGGGACCTGGACCTCAACGACCCGTCGAATCGAGTCGACGACGAAGTCGTGCTCCCGGCCGGCACCGGCCAGGAGACGCAGATCGTCGTCATTGCAGAGGGCGAGACAGCCCTCCGTGCGGAAGACGTCGCCGACAGAGTCCTGTCCGGCAGCGACCTCTCGGACCTCGCGTCCGAAGAGGGCGAGGCCAAGGATCTCGCCGATGAAACGGACTTCTTCATCGCCGAGGCCGACATGATGCAGGACGTCGCGTCCAACCTCGGGCGTATCCTGGGGCCGCGTGGCAAGATGCCCACGCCGCTCCAGCCCGACGACGACGTCGTCGAGACCGTCAACCGCATGAAGAACACCGTCCAGATCCGGTCCCGGGACCGCCGCACGTTCCACACGCGCGTCGGCGCTCAGGACATGACGGCCGACGAGATCAGCGATAACATCGACGTTATCATCCGCCGGCTGGAGGCCGACCTCGAGAAGGGACCGCTCAACATCGACGCGATCTACGTCAAGACGACGATGGGTCCGTCCGTGGAGGTCCCGGTATGA
- a CDS encoding 50S ribosomal protein L10, giving the protein MSSSAEERKTETIPEWKREEVAELVEFVESYDAVGVVDLTGIPSRQLQDMRRDLYGKAALRMSRNTLIQRALDEVDAGAEDLDEFVSGHVGLIGTDDNPFGLYKQLEASKTSAPIAAGEVAPNDIVIPEGDTGVDPGPFVGELQQVGADARIQEGSIQVLSDSHVLDAGEVVSNELAGVLGELGIEPKEVGLDLRAVFADGVLFEPDELAIDVDEYRADVQSAAAAARNLSVNAAYPTARTAGTLLAKAAGDAKAVGLFAAIEDEELMPDLVARADAQLRSLAAAIDDDEALPEELRGVEAPAPEPAADEEDTEDAQSDDEDTEADADDTDDSDDDDGDGAEGLGAMFG; this is encoded by the coding sequence ATGAGCAGTTCCGCCGAGGAGCGCAAGACCGAGACCATCCCCGAGTGGAAGCGCGAGGAGGTCGCCGAGCTGGTGGAGTTCGTCGAGTCGTACGACGCCGTCGGCGTCGTCGACCTGACGGGCATCCCGAGCCGGCAGCTCCAGGACATGCGCCGCGACCTGTACGGCAAGGCGGCGCTCCGGATGTCCCGCAACACCCTCATCCAGCGCGCGCTGGACGAGGTCGACGCGGGCGCCGAGGACTTAGACGAGTTCGTCTCGGGCCACGTGGGTCTCATCGGGACCGACGACAACCCCTTCGGCCTGTACAAGCAGCTCGAGGCGTCGAAGACGTCCGCCCCCATCGCGGCGGGCGAGGTCGCCCCGAACGACATCGTCATCCCCGAGGGTGACACGGGGGTCGACCCCGGCCCGTTCGTCGGCGAACTCCAGCAGGTCGGCGCGGACGCGCGGATCCAGGAGGGCTCCATCCAGGTGCTCTCGGACTCGCACGTGCTCGACGCCGGCGAGGTCGTCTCGAACGAGCTCGCGGGCGTGCTGGGCGAACTCGGCATCGAGCCGAAGGAAGTCGGGCTGGACCTGCGCGCCGTCTTCGCCGACGGCGTCCTGTTCGAGCCGGACGAGCTGGCCATCGACGTGGACGAGTACCGCGCGGACGTCCAGTCCGCCGCGGCGGCGGCGCGCAACCTCTCGGTCAACGCCGCCTACCCGACCGCCCGCACCGCGGGCACCCTGCTCGCGAAGGCCGCCGGCGACGCGAAGGCCGTCGGTCTGTTCGCCGCCATCGAGGACGAGGAACTCATGCCCGACCTCGTGGCCCGCGCGGACGCGCAGCTGCGCTCGCTGGCGGCCGCCATCGACGACGACGAGGCGCTCCCCGAGGAGCTCCGCGGCGTCGAGGCACCCGCCCCCGAGCCGGCCGCCGACGAGGAGGACACCGAGGACGCACAGAGCGACGACGAGGACACGGAAGCCGACGCCGACGACACCGACGACTCCGACGACGACGACGGGGACGGTGCCGAGGGCCTCGGCGCGATGTTCGGATAA
- the rpl12p gene encoding 50S ribosomal protein P1, with protein sequence MEYVYAALILNETGEEINEDNVTAVLEAAGVDVEESRVKALVAALEDVDIEEAIETAAAAPAAGAAGGAAGGSDDESEADDGDDEAEEEAADEADDDDDEDESSGEGLGELFG encoded by the coding sequence ATGGAATACGTTTACGCTGCACTCATCCTGAACGAGACGGGCGAAGAGATCAACGAGGACAACGTCACGGCGGTGCTGGAAGCCGCCGGCGTCGACGTCGAGGAGTCCCGCGTGAAGGCCCTCGTGGCCGCGCTGGAGGACGTCGACATCGAGGAGGCCATCGAGACGGCCGCCGCCGCGCCCGCCGCGGGCGCCGCGGGCGGCGCCGCCGGCGGCTCCGACGACGAGTCGGAGGCCGACGACGGCGACGACGAGGCCGAGGAGGAGGCCGCCGACGAGGCCGACGACGACGACGACGAGGACGAGAGCTCGGGCGAGGGCCTGGGCGAGCTGTTCGGCTGA